The Crocosphaera subtropica ATCC 51142 genome includes a window with the following:
- a CDS encoding HNH endonuclease has product MESKIYKTRFISTPKRGRNWIPKIVRTSVYERDDYTCQYCQMKVDNHQLTIEHIMPVIKGGIDDIRNYITGCRSCNSSKKDKLLTDFLSKKLDINIKDLPIHGDIIIDTPELDEDYRHIRYNTYHFMRKYDLFKGSRCLNKLEKLFRQNLWSTEYGKLLAKRYPELPGQVVAVIPLVEYIVSDFRVPIYKLLVEFCKSAQTRALIDNIIRIVSNTNDDYFEDSINAIIFDKYDEKVQKKIQQAAKRAKVDFNKKTLWTVETQLLNAKVQERDLLYVHVEKKRDNFGIVYVEDYEIRIPDVEIGQKIEIYITKIHSNYAEAKIAKLPVWISAKSTS; this is encoded by the coding sequence ATGGAATCTAAAATATATAAAACCAGGTTTATATCTACACCGAAAAGAGGGAGAAATTGGATTCCTAAAATAGTCAGAACTTCAGTCTATGAAAGAGATGACTATACTTGCCAATATTGTCAAATGAAGGTTGATAATCACCAATTAACAATTGAACACATAATGCCTGTTATTAAGGGAGGCATAGATGACATTAGAAATTATATTACCGGCTGTCGTTCATGCAACTCTTCTAAAAAAGATAAATTACTTACTGATTTTTTGTCAAAAAAATTAGACATAAATATAAAAGATTTGCCTATTCATGGGGATATCATAATTGATACTCCTGAATTAGATGAAGACTATAGACATATAAGATATAATACATATCACTTTATGAGAAAATATGATTTATTTAAAGGTTCTCGTTGTTTAAACAAATTAGAAAAGTTATTTCGTCAAAATCTATGGTCAACAGAGTATGGTAAACTTTTGGCAAAACGATATCCAGAATTACCTGGTCAAGTTGTAGCAGTCATACCATTAGTAGAATATATAGTTTCTGATTTTAGAGTTCCTATTTATAAATTGTTAGTTGAATTTTGTAAATCAGCACAAACTAGAGCATTAATAGATAATATTATTCGCATCGTTTCTAATACAAATGATGACTATTTTGAAGATAGTATTAATGCAATCATTTTTGATAAATATGATGAAAAAGTACAAAAGAAAATACAACAAGCTGCAAAAAGAGCTAAAGTTGATTTTAATAAGAAAACGTTATGGACTGTGGAAACACAATTATTAAATGCTAAAGTTCAAGAAAGAGACTTATTATATGTTCATGTAGAAAAAAAAAGAGATAATTTCGGAATAGTTTATGTTGAAGATTATGAAATAAGAATACCAGACGTAGAAATAGGTCAAAAAATAGAAATATACATTACGAAAATACATTCTAATTATGCAGAAGCCAAAATTGCGAAATTACCAGTATGGATTTCTGCAAAATCTACAAGTTAG
- a CDS encoding DUF262 domain-containing protein: MSIKTLTSESITEQMQEEAEIEIREKKKVVDYNTIEYPIEVIVDKFLEGQDDDLNELFIPDYQREMIWDKKQQSKLIESILLGLPISYIYVADVPEDLMDDNSLNEDLARWEIIDGTQRIRTLARFLRDELVLQDLEKLKKLQGFKFSDLPLARQRRFKRTSIRIIQLTEDTDEETRRDLFERINTGSVELNAMEKRRGIRRGPFLNLIDELAKEQTFLNLCSFSQASIDCKDPQEYVLRFFAFLDNYHDEYKSFNPQKLTEFLDGYLEAMNNADNQIIENRKSEFYRMINFVQNYFPNGFYQQTKTTKKPVTRIKFESLSVGIALALRQKPNLKPQPQPLKLLDSKEFKEYTKGDGSSSKIKVIRRIEYVRDQLLGK; encoded by the coding sequence ATGAGTATCAAGACTCTAACATCCGAGAGTATAACTGAGCAAATGCAGGAAGAAGCGGAAATAGAAATCCGTGAGAAGAAGAAAGTTGTTGATTATAATACTATTGAATATCCAATCGAAGTAATAGTTGATAAATTTTTAGAAGGACAAGATGATGATCTTAATGAGTTATTTATTCCAGACTATCAAAGAGAAATGATCTGGGATAAAAAACAACAATCTAAATTAATAGAGTCTATTTTGTTAGGTCTTCCTATCTCCTATATTTATGTAGCAGATGTTCCTGAAGACTTAATGGATGATAATAGTTTAAATGAAGATTTAGCCCGTTGGGAAATTATAGATGGTACTCAAAGAATTCGTACTTTAGCTAGATTTCTGCGCGATGAATTAGTGTTACAGGATTTAGAAAAATTAAAAAAATTACAAGGGTTTAAATTTTCTGACTTACCCCTCGCACGTCAAAGACGTTTTAAAAGAACATCAATAAGAATCATTCAATTGACAGAAGATACTGATGAGGAAACTCGTAGAGATTTATTTGAAAGAATTAATACAGGTAGTGTTGAGTTAAATGCAATGGAGAAAAGGAGAGGAATTCGCAGAGGACCTTTCCTAAATCTAATCGATGAATTAGCAAAAGAGCAAACATTCCTAAATCTTTGTAGTTTTTCACAAGCATCAATTGACTGTAAAGATCCTCAAGAATATGTATTGCGATTTTTTGCTTTTCTTGATAATTATCATGATGAATATAAATCCTTCAATCCTCAAAAACTAACTGAGTTTCTTGATGGTTATTTAGAGGCAATGAATAATGCTGATAATCAGATTATCGAAAATAGAAAAAGTGAATTTTATAGAATGATTAACTTTGTTCAAAACTATTTTCCTAATGGTTTTTATCAGCAAACTAAAACGACTAAAAAACCCGTTACTAGAATCAAATTTGAGTCGCTTTCTGTTGGTATTGCTTTAGCTTTGCGACAAAAACCTAATTTAAAACCTCAACCTCAGCCATTAAAATTGTTGGATTCTAAAGAATTTAAGGAATATACCAAAGGGGATGGAAGTAGTTCCAAAATAAAAGTTATTAGACGTATTGAATATGTTCGAGATCAGCTTTTAGGTAAATAG
- a CDS encoding type II toxin-antitoxin system HicB family antitoxin, with product MKNNSTLEYCLSLKYPISIYPEDEGGYTALIPDLPGCITQGETLEEVFVNIEEARELWIETVYNSSKKDISLPSKRQNTYG from the coding sequence TTGAAAAATAACAGCACATTGGAATATTGTTTATCCCTGAAGTATCCTATCTCAATTTACCCTGAAGATGAAGGAGGATATACTGCGTTAATTCCTGACTTACCAGGGTGTATAACCCAAGGAGAAACATTAGAAGAAGTTTTTGTTAATATTGAGGAAGCAAGAGAATTATGGATAGAGACAGTTTATAATAGTAGCAAAAAAGATATTTCTTTACCATCAAAGAGACAAAACACTTATGGTTAA
- a CDS encoding class I SAM-dependent methyltransferase: MQSTPNPNLLSSLPEALTKLAYQGFQQSKSVFSLAHKTISDRLTDTIVPSRQNITTSLSPELLLELQKRRNELCEIDWQDAQKGVYPVDILFDSLLPDFLRYYPEVWLDLPKIWARLQQKEYQTFAKDIEKEGYPRYYLQNFHYQTDGYLSDSSAHLYDLQVDILFNGVADSMRRRILAPLKEGLKTFSSVQPYHIKVLDVACGTGRTLKNIRATLPKASLFGVDLSPAYLRKANQLLSENPKELPQLTHANAEDLPHPDNFFHGLSCVFLFHELPGFARQEVINQCFRVTKPGGTFIICDSMQLSDSPEFEVMMNNFSAMFHEPYYQDYIRDNLGERLEKAGFELIETQLHFVSKYWIARKH, translated from the coding sequence ATGCAATCTACTCCTAACCCTAATTTACTTTCATCTCTTCCTGAAGCCTTAACGAAGCTGGCTTATCAAGGATTTCAACAAAGTAAAAGTGTATTTAGCTTAGCACATAAAACTATCAGCGATCGCTTGACAGATACCATCGTTCCCAGTCGTCAAAATATAACTACTTCCCTGTCTCCAGAGTTATTATTAGAGTTACAAAAAAGACGAAATGAACTGTGTGAAATCGACTGGCAAGATGCCCAAAAAGGCGTTTATCCTGTGGACATTTTATTTGATAGTTTGTTACCTGATTTCTTGCGTTATTATCCTGAAGTTTGGCTAGACTTACCCAAAATTTGGGCAAGATTACAACAAAAAGAATATCAAACCTTTGCAAAGGATATCGAAAAAGAAGGCTATCCCCGTTACTATTTACAAAATTTTCATTATCAAACCGATGGTTATCTCAGTGATTCATCGGCGCATCTCTACGACTTACAAGTAGACATTCTTTTTAATGGAGTCGCTGATAGTATGCGTCGCCGTATTCTTGCCCCTTTAAAAGAGGGTTTAAAGACATTTTCCTCTGTTCAACCTTATCACATTAAAGTGTTAGACGTAGCTTGTGGTACCGGACGCACCTTAAAAAATATTCGTGCTACCCTTCCCAAAGCATCTTTATTCGGGGTTGACTTATCCCCTGCTTATCTAAGAAAAGCCAATCAACTCCTATCAGAAAATCCCAAGGAACTCCCTCAACTGACCCACGCTAATGCAGAAGATTTACCCCATCCGGATAACTTTTTTCATGGGTTAAGCTGTGTATTTCTTTTCCATGAGTTGCCTGGGTTTGCCCGTCAGGAAGTGATTAATCAGTGTTTTCGGGTGACAAAACCAGGAGGAACGTTTATTATTTGCGATTCAATGCAGTTATCAGATTCGCCTGAGTTTGAAGTGATGATGAACAATTTTTCTGCTATGTTTCATGAACCCTATTATCAAGATTATATTAGGGATAACTTAGGAGAAAGGTTAGAAAAAGCAGGATTTGAACTGATCGAAACTCAACTGCATTTTGTGAGTAAATATTGGATTGCTCGTAAACATTAG
- a CDS encoding B12-binding domain-containing radical SAM protein has translation MNDFNQERLLFNPVSPDNDAIPLIFAFPNDYTVGITSLGYQIVWATFATRSDVNVSRLFTDIQESLPKNSELLGFSFSWELDYVNILNILESLGIPFQANERNNNHPLVFGGGPVLTANPEPFADFFDIILLGDGENLINNFINAYKTVRYEDRKTKLKYLATIPGIYIPSLYEVNYHSPDGEIKSIQPLDINIPDTVEKQTYKDNILSASTVVTEKAAWENIYMVEVVRSCPEMCRFCLASYLTLPFRTASLEGSLIPAIEKGLQVTNRIGLLGASVTQHPEFNDLLDYLYQPKYEGVRVSIASVRTNTLTEKLAKILSDRNTKSVTIAVESGSEKIRNIINKKLENEEIIQAAINAKVGGLKNLKLYGMVGIPEENDEDIEQTIMMLESIKKAAPGLRLTFGCSTFVPKSHTPFQWLGVNKIAKKRLKYLQKQLSKKGIEFRPESYNWSVIQALMSRGDRRLSKLLQLTRFYGDSLGSYKRAFKELKGQLPSLDYYVHYDWKTDQRLPWSHLNGPLPQATLKKHLDTAMSVNY, from the coding sequence ATGAATGATTTTAACCAAGAACGTTTATTATTTAATCCGGTATCTCCTGATAATGATGCAATTCCTTTGATTTTTGCTTTTCCTAATGACTACACTGTAGGAATCACTAGCTTAGGGTATCAAATTGTCTGGGCAACGTTTGCAACTCGTTCTGATGTTAATGTTAGTCGCTTATTTACTGATATTCAAGAATCACTACCCAAAAATTCAGAATTATTAGGGTTTTCTTTTTCTTGGGAATTAGATTATGTTAATATCTTAAACATTTTAGAATCTTTAGGGATTCCTTTTCAAGCTAATGAACGAAACAATAATCATCCTTTAGTATTCGGTGGAGGACCAGTTTTAACCGCTAACCCTGAACCGTTTGCTGATTTTTTTGACATCATTTTATTGGGAGATGGAGAAAATTTAATCAATAATTTTATTAATGCTTATAAAACAGTGAGATATGAAGATAGAAAAACAAAATTGAAATATTTAGCTACTATTCCAGGTATTTATATTCCTAGTTTATACGAAGTTAATTATCATAGTCCCGATGGTGAAATAAAATCTATTCAACCCCTTGATATTAATATTCCTGATACGGTTGAGAAACAAACTTATAAAGATAATATTTTATCTGCTTCTACAGTAGTAACAGAAAAAGCCGCATGGGAAAACATCTATATGGTAGAAGTGGTTAGAAGTTGTCCAGAAATGTGTCGGTTTTGTTTAGCAAGTTATCTCACTTTACCCTTTCGTACTGCAAGTTTAGAGGGTTCTTTAATACCTGCAATTGAAAAAGGGTTACAAGTAACTAACAGAATAGGTTTATTAGGTGCATCTGTTACTCAACATCCTGAATTTAATGACTTATTAGACTATCTTTATCAACCGAAATATGAAGGTGTTAGAGTGAGTATTGCTTCAGTACGAACTAATACACTAACAGAAAAACTAGCAAAAATATTAAGCGATCGCAATACAAAATCCGTTACTATTGCTGTAGAAAGTGGTTCCGAAAAAATTAGAAACATTATCAATAAAAAATTAGAAAATGAAGAAATTATACAAGCCGCAATTAATGCCAAAGTAGGAGGATTAAAAAATTTAAAACTGTATGGGATGGTGGGAATACCAGAAGAAAATGATGAGGATATTGAACAGACTATTATGATGTTAGAATCCATTAAAAAAGCAGCACCAGGATTGAGATTAACCTTTGGTTGCAGCACTTTTGTCCCTAAATCCCATACGCCGTTTCAGTGGTTGGGTGTTAATAAAATAGCGAAAAAAAGACTTAAATATTTACAGAAACAACTGAGTAAAAAAGGCATAGAATTTCGTCCGGAAAGCTATAATTGGTCTGTGATTCAAGCTTTAATGTCGAGAGGCGATCGCCGTCTTAGCAAACTACTGCAATTAACCCGATTTTATGGGGACTCGTTAGGTAGTTATAAACGTGCTTTCAAGGAATTAAAAGGACAATTACCCTCTTTAGATTATTATGTTCATTATGACTGGAAAACTGATCAAAGATTGCCTTGGAGTCATCTCAATGGGCCGTTACCTCAAGCAACTTTAAAGAAGCATTTAGACACAGCAATGTCAGTAAATTATTAG
- a CDS encoding magnesium chelatase subunit H, with the protein MFTHVKSTIRHIVPEATNGRSLLKVVYVVLEPQYQSSLSAAVKAINKNNPKLAIEISGYLIEELRNPENYEEFKRDVAEANLFIASLIFIEDLADKVVEAVQLHRDNLDAVVVFPSMPQVMRLNKLGSFSMAQLGQSKSAIAQFMRKRKENSGASFQDAMLKLLRTLPQVLKYLPVEKAQDARNFMLSFQYWLGGSSENLENFLVMLAHKYSYPELFGDKQVDYKEPIVYPDMGIWHPLSMKMFEDVPSYMEWYNSRRDISDDLKDPLAPCIGLILQRTHLVTGDDAHYVAMVQELECMGAKVIPVFAGGLDFSKPVEAYFWKGDKERVAIVDTVVSLTGFALVGGPARQDHPKAIDSLKRLNRPYMCALPLVFQTTQEWEESDLGLHPIQVALQIAIPELDGAIEPIILSGRDGSTGRAIALQDRIEAVAQRAMKWATLRKKPKLDKKVAITVFSFPPDKGNVGTAAYLDVFGSIYEVLKALQGNGYDVQDIPESPKELMEAVIHDAQAQYASPELNIAHRMSVEQYERLTPYSVKLEENWGPPPGHLNSDGQNLLIYGKHFGNVFIGVQPTFGYEGDPMRLLFSRSASPHHGFAAYYTYLNQVWKADAVLHFGTHGSLEFMPGKQMGMSGDCYPDSLIGNIPNLYYYAANNPSEATIAKRRSYAETISYLTPPAENAGLYKGLQELSELIGSYQTLKDGGRGVPIVNTIMDKCRLVNLDQDIDIPDVDAKDMTQEERDNIVGLVYRKLMEIESRLLPCGLHVVGKPPTAEEAIATLVNIASLDREEEGITSLPRIIADSLDRDIEEVYQNSDRGILEDVELLQQITLATREAVASLVKEQIDAEGRVSLVSKLNFFNMGKKAPWVATLHDLGYTKVDQEKLKPLFEYLEFCLEQVCADNELGGLLKALEGEYVLPGPGGDPIRNPNVLPTGKNIHALDPQSIPTLAAVKSAKIVVDRLIARQKIDNGGNYPETIACVLWGTDNIKTYGESLAQIMWMVGVKPVPDALGRVNKLELISLEELGRPRIDVVVNCSGVFRDLFINQMNLLDQAVKMAAEANEPIEMNYVRKHALQQADEMGINLREAATRIFSNASGSYSSNVNLAVENSSWEEEKELQDMYLNRKSFAFDSDNPGMMKDNRKVFESALKTADATFQNLDSSEISLTDVSHYFDSDPTKVVANLRGDGKKPSAYIADTTTANAQVRTLSETVRLDARTKLLNPKWYEGMLSHGYEGVRELSKRLVNTMGWSATADAVDNWVYEDVNTTFIEDEEMCKRLMNLNPNSFRKMVGTLLEVNGRGYWETSAENLERLQELYQEVEDRIEGVE; encoded by the coding sequence ATGTTTACCCATGTCAAGTCCACCATTCGCCATATCGTTCCAGAGGCAACCAATGGTCGTTCTTTGCTAAAGGTGGTCTATGTGGTGTTAGAACCTCAGTATCAAAGTTCCCTTTCGGCGGCCGTTAAAGCCATTAACAAGAATAATCCTAAGTTAGCCATTGAAATCAGTGGTTATTTAATAGAAGAACTTAGAAACCCAGAAAATTACGAAGAATTTAAACGAGATGTAGCAGAAGCCAACTTATTTATTGCTTCTTTAATTTTCATTGAAGACTTAGCGGATAAAGTGGTCGAAGCGGTTCAACTTCACCGTGATAATCTAGATGCGGTGGTGGTATTCCCTTCCATGCCCCAAGTCATGCGCTTAAATAAGTTGGGTAGCTTTTCCATGGCCCAGTTGGGACAGTCCAAAAGTGCGATCGCTCAATTTATGCGCAAACGCAAAGAAAATTCTGGGGCGAGTTTCCAGGATGCGATGCTAAAGTTATTGCGGACACTGCCTCAAGTGTTGAAGTATCTTCCCGTTGAAAAAGCGCAAGATGCTCGCAATTTTATGTTAAGTTTCCAATACTGGTTAGGGGGTTCTTCTGAGAACTTAGAGAACTTCTTAGTCATGTTAGCCCATAAGTATTCCTATCCTGAGTTATTTGGGGATAAACAGGTTGACTACAAAGAACCGATCGTTTACCCTGACATGGGTATCTGGCATCCTTTATCGATGAAAATGTTTGAGGATGTGCCTTCTTATATGGAGTGGTACAACAGTCGTCGAGATATTTCCGATGACTTAAAAGATCCTTTGGCCCCTTGTATCGGACTCATTTTACAACGAACTCACCTTGTCACTGGAGATGATGCTCATTACGTCGCTATGGTGCAAGAATTAGAATGTATGGGTGCAAAAGTTATCCCTGTGTTTGCGGGGGGGTTAGACTTTTCTAAACCCGTAGAAGCTTATTTCTGGAAAGGGGATAAAGAAAGAGTTGCTATTGTGGATACTGTCGTATCATTGACAGGGTTTGCCTTAGTGGGAGGTCCAGCGCGTCAGGATCATCCTAAAGCGATAGACTCATTAAAACGCCTCAACCGTCCCTATATGTGTGCGTTACCTTTGGTCTTTCAAACCACCCAAGAATGGGAAGAAAGCGATCTCGGGTTACATCCTATTCAGGTTGCTCTACAAATAGCCATCCCTGAATTAGACGGGGCCATCGAACCTATTATACTCTCAGGACGAGACGGAAGCACAGGACGGGCGATCGCACTTCAAGATCGCATCGAAGCCGTGGCCCAGCGTGCCATGAAATGGGCTACTTTAAGAAAGAAACCGAAACTCGATAAAAAAGTGGCTATTACCGTGTTTAGTTTCCCTCCCGATAAAGGAAATGTGGGAACCGCCGCCTATTTAGACGTATTTGGGTCTATTTATGAAGTTCTTAAAGCCTTACAAGGAAATGGCTACGATGTCCAGGATATTCCTGAGTCTCCTAAAGAACTCATGGAAGCGGTTATACACGACGCACAAGCACAATATGCCTCTCCTGAGTTAAATATAGCCCATCGGATGTCTGTGGAGCAATATGAGCGATTAACCCCCTATTCTGTGAAGTTAGAAGAAAACTGGGGACCCCCTCCTGGACATTTAAACAGCGATGGACAAAATTTACTGATCTATGGGAAACACTTTGGTAACGTCTTTATTGGGGTACAACCTACCTTTGGATATGAAGGTGATCCCATGCGGTTACTATTCTCAAGATCTGCGAGTCCTCATCATGGTTTTGCTGCTTATTACACCTATTTAAACCAAGTTTGGAAAGCAGACGCAGTCTTGCATTTCGGAACTCATGGATCACTGGAATTTATGCCAGGAAAACAGATGGGTATGTCCGGTGATTGTTATCCCGATAGTCTCATTGGTAATATTCCCAACCTATACTATTATGCGGCTAATAATCCCAGTGAGGCGACCATTGCCAAACGACGCAGCTATGCAGAAACCATCTCTTATTTAACCCCCCCTGCTGAGAATGCAGGGTTATACAAAGGACTGCAAGAATTAAGTGAGTTAATTGGTTCTTATCAAACCTTAAAAGATGGGGGTCGGGGTGTTCCTATTGTTAACACCATCATGGATAAATGTCGCTTAGTCAATTTAGATCAGGATATCGATATTCCTGATGTAGACGCTAAAGACATGACCCAAGAAGAACGGGATAATATTGTTGGTTTAGTCTATCGAAAATTGATGGAGATTGAATCCCGTTTGCTTCCTTGTGGACTCCATGTTGTGGGTAAACCTCCCACCGCAGAAGAAGCGATCGCAACTTTGGTAAACATTGCTTCTTTAGACCGAGAAGAAGAAGGAATTACATCTTTACCTCGCATTATTGCTGATAGTTTAGACCGAGATATTGAAGAGGTGTATCAAAACAGCGATCGGGGTATTTTAGAAGATGTAGAATTGCTACAACAAATTACATTAGCAACCCGTGAAGCGGTCGCATCTTTAGTCAAAGAACAGATAGATGCAGAAGGAAGGGTATCCCTTGTATCCAAGCTCAACTTTTTTAACATGGGTAAAAAGGCTCCTTGGGTAGCAACTTTACACGATTTAGGTTACACCAAAGTCGATCAAGAAAAGTTAAAACCCCTGTTTGAGTACCTAGAATTTTGCTTAGAACAGGTTTGCGCCGATAATGAATTAGGTGGGTTACTAAAAGCATTAGAAGGAGAATATGTCTTACCTGGGCCTGGTGGTGATCCTATCCGTAACCCCAACGTTTTACCTACGGGTAAAAACATCCATGCGTTAGATCCTCAGTCTATTCCTACCCTCGCTGCGGTCAAGTCTGCAAAAATAGTTGTAGATCGTTTAATTGCGCGTCAAAAAATCGATAATGGTGGCAATTATCCCGAAACCATTGCTTGTGTATTATGGGGTACAGATAACATCAAAACTTATGGTGAGTCCCTCGCACAAATTATGTGGATGGTAGGAGTAAAACCCGTACCCGACGCATTAGGAAGGGTCAATAAATTAGAGTTAATTTCCCTCGAAGAATTAGGAAGACCTCGTATTGATGTTGTGGTCAACTGTTCTGGTGTATTCCGTGACCTCTTTATTAACCAAATGAACTTATTAGATCAAGCGGTTAAAATGGCAGCAGAAGCAAACGAACCCATCGAAATGAACTATGTTCGTAAACACGCTTTACAGCAAGCTGATGAAATGGGAATAAACCTGCGTGAAGCTGCTACCCGTATCTTTTCCAACGCTTCCGGTTCTTATTCTTCTAACGTTAACTTAGCGGTAGAAAATAGCAGTTGGGAAGAAGAAAAAGAGTTACAAGATATGTATCTCAACCGTAAAAGTTTCGCCTTTGATTCAGATAACCCTGGTATGATGAAAGATAACCGCAAAGTGTTTGAATCAGCGTTAAAAACGGCAGATGCAACCTTCCAAAACTTAGATTCATCCGAAATTAGTTTAACGGATGTGTCCCATTATTTTGACTCTGATCCCACAAAAGTGGTGGCAAACTTACGAGGAGACGGTAAAAAACCCTCTGCTTATATTGCAGATACGACTACCGCTAATGCACAGGTTCGTACCCTCTCTGAAACCGTCCGTTTAGACGCACGTACCAAGTTATTAAACCCTAAATGGTACGAAGGAATGTTATCCCACGGTTATGAAGGTGTCAGGGAACTTTCTAAGCGGTTAGTGAATACAATGGGATGGAGTGCAACCGCAGATGCTGTTGATAACTGGGTGTATGAAGACGTTAATACAACCTTCATTGAAGATGAAGAAATGTGTAAACGTCTGATGAATTTAAACCCTAATTCTTTCCGTAAAATGGTCGGTACATTACTCGAAGTTAACGGACGAGGTTATTGGGAAACCTCCGCAGAAAACTTAGAAAGACTGCAAGAGTTGTATCAAGAAGTTGAGGACAGAATTGAAGGTGTAGAATAA
- a CDS encoding MAE_28990/MAE_18760 family HEPN-like nuclease, with product MERVLEDFNERAKEVSDYFTFLRDLEQQRIKLIEDGQISKINTELEKTLKATGYLLLYNLVESTMRNAIELIFDEIQTKNISFDNLKIEFKKLIWKNIRKRKIEQLTTEITTLSQHIINVSFDPNDLFSGNVDAKKIKEIAIIYGFSTITDSETRDGIDLLSIKKNRNDLAHGFVSFNDIGKSTTANELLEISDRVIKYLRQILENINEYLDNEEYLDQT from the coding sequence GTGGAAAGAGTCTTAGAAGATTTTAACGAACGAGCTAAAGAGGTTAGTGATTATTTTACTTTTCTTAGAGACTTAGAACAGCAAAGAATTAAGTTGATTGAAGATGGACAAATATCTAAAATCAATACTGAATTAGAAAAAACATTAAAAGCAACAGGTTATTTATTATTATATAATTTAGTAGAATCTACGATGAGAAATGCTATTGAGTTAATTTTTGATGAAATACAAACTAAAAATATATCTTTTGATAATCTTAAAATAGAATTTAAAAAATTGATTTGGAAAAATATCAGAAAACGTAAGATAGAGCAACTTACGACAGAAATCACTACTCTAAGTCAACATATTATTAATGTAAGTTTTGATCCTAATGATTTATTTTCAGGAAATGTAGATGCTAAAAAAATTAAAGAAATTGCAATAATCTATGGATTTTCAACAATCACTGATTCTGAAACAAGAGATGGAATTGACTTATTATCGATTAAGAAAAATAGAAATGATTTAGCTCATGGTTTTGTCTCGTTTAATGACATTGGGAAAAGTACAACTGCTAATGAACTTCTCGAAATTAGTGACAGAGTTATCAAATATTTGAGACAAATTTTAGAAAATATTAATGAATATCTGGATAATGAAGAATATTTGGATCAAACATAA
- a CDS encoding DUF2949 domain-containing protein, with translation MNPTATRLLDFLQRDLDIPPESLNLALKDEQAMPHHFPMILWQYGLVNKEQLESVFDWLDEHLL, from the coding sequence ATGAACCCCACTGCAACTAGACTTCTTGACTTTCTTCAACGAGACTTAGATATTCCCCCTGAGTCTCTTAACCTTGCTCTCAAAGACGAACAAGCCATGCCACACCATTTCCCGATGATTCTTTGGCAATATGGCTTAGTCAATAAAGAACAGTTAGAATCTGTCTTTGACTGGTTAGATGAACATCTTCTATAG